In Lodderomyces elongisporus chromosome 1, complete sequence, a genomic segment contains:
- the SUV3 gene encoding RNA helicase (BUSCO:EOG092629FB), which translates to MVSMFMEWLWSGCGMVSITTKNNNALYKTTVPAAADVIVSMSASGTAATASILLGAIRRNHQTATLNIPKNNVSRVSSESGQSTSSTTTSIAPTEKDDLIKTLQSPLEKVYLKIKNREFQRQFKYLNDMTSLQLKNFQKFTTNLENRIRDETNYDIKSLSVVNFISPNLANIPRLVRSIHLDHYPRQLLAYHQLQDKQELLTYLLTRTFYQYYEKYTIQTTPFESKEIDFSNPTEWFPEARKMKRKIVMHVGPTNSGKTYRSLVQLSKSKTGYYAGPLRLLAREIWERFNKQGVGCNLITGEEIIPSIDEYGHISGVASGTIEMIPLHKTMDLCVIDEIQMIQDEQRGSVWTNAVLGVLAREIHLCGEESAVPLIEKLVKYTGDDLEIKRFKRMGKLTVESQPVDLYSLRKGDCLVAFAKRKILEYKSKLEKNTNLRVGVVYGGLPPEIRAQEAEKFNTGKYDVLVASDAVGMGLNLKIKRIVFSSTNKYNGTELKNLTPSQVKQIAGRAGRFSVEKGSQEGFVTALTRESLVFIKKNMDTPIEYLSRARIWPSELVWKHYMANQSTTESLYETFTRFLSEKMKFEHEDYELSEVAPKLEILQIISDDKYLRNMTINDQFVLAETPINLRGVLGNELIQPIIKMFLQNVVDRQSRTIFEFSLLQDPLIIEVLSSRPILKSVESTMENVEILEAIHKLVLVFLWLSQRYSTLFIDKQSATELKALVEKRLSEELRNLKRINNLRRRR; encoded by the exons atggtATCAATGTTTATGGAGTGGTTGTGGAGTGGTTGTGGAATGGTT CTGATcacaacaaagaataataatgcTTTGTACAAAACGACGGTGCCCGCTGCAGCTGATGTCATTGTTTCGATGTCTGCTTCTGGTACTGCTGCTACAGCATCCA TACTCTTAGGTGCAATACGAAGAAACCATCAGACTGCAACACTCAACATCCCTAAAAATAATGTCTCTCGAGTTTCACTGGAACTGGGGCAAAGTACATCATCAACCACTACTAGCATCGCACCTACTGAAAAAGATGATCTCATCAAAACACTTCAGCTGCCGTTGGAGAAAGTGTATTTGAAGATTAAAAACAGAGAGTTTCAACGCCAGTTTAAATACCTCAACGATATGACGTCTTTGcagttgaaaaattttcagAAATTTACAACGAATTTGGAAAATCGAATACGTGATGAAACCAACTACGATATAAAAAGCTTGTCAGTGGTCAACTTTATAAGCCCGAATTTGGCTAACATTCCTAGACTCGTGCGTCTGATACATTTAGACCATTATCCTAGACAGTTACTTGCATACCATCAACTACAGGACAAGCAAGAATTATTAACCTACCTTTTGACACGTACATTTTACCAATATTACGAAAAATACACGATTCAAACCACTCCCTTTGAAAGTAAAGAGATTGATTTCTCAAACCCTACAGAATGGTTTCCCGAAGCTCGTAAgatgaaaaggaaaattgtGATGCATGTTGGTCCTACAAATAGTGGCAAAACGTACCGCTCTTTGGTTCAACTTTCGAAATCAAAGACGGGGTACTATGCAGGTCCGTTAAGGTTACTAGCACGTGAAATCTGGGAACGTTTCAATAAGCAAGGTGTTGGATGTAACTTGATTACAGGTGAAGAGATTATTCCTTCAATTGATGAGTATGGTCATATAAGCGGAGTCGCTTCGGGCACGATAGAGATGATCCCGTTGCATAAAACAATGGATTTGTGCGTTATTGATGAAATTCAAATGATACAAGATGAGCAACGTGGGTCAGTGTGGACAAATGCCGTCTTGGGGGTCTTGGCACGTGAAATACACTTGTGTGGCGAAGAAAGTGCTGTTCCActtattgaaaaattggtCAAATACACGGGAGACGATTTGGAGATCAAGCGTTTCAAGAGAATGGGCAAGCTTACCGTGGAGTCACAGCCAGTAGACTTGTACAGTTTAAGAAAAGGTGATTGTTTAGTTGCGTTTGCCAAACGAAAGATTTTGGAGTACAAGtccaaattggaaaaaaatacaaatttgCGAGTAGGAGTAGTGTATGGTGGATTGCCACCAGAAATACGTGCACAAGAGGCTGAAAAGTTCAATACTGGGAAGTATGATGTTTTGGTTGCTTCTGATGCGGTAGGAATGGGCCttaatttgaaaatcaaaCGTATTGTGTTTTCCTCTACAAATAAATACAATGGTACTGAGCTTAAAAACCTTACACCGTCGCAAGTAAAACAGATTGCAGGAAGAGCAGGCCGTTTTAGTGTTGAAAAGGGGTCGCAAGAAGGGTTTGTCACTGCTTTAACGAGAGAGTCGTTGGTatttataaaaaagaatatggaTACGCCGATTGAGTATTTGAGTCGCGCTCGGATCTGGCCATCGGAGTTGGTTTGGAAACATTATATGGCCAACCAATCAACTACAGAGTCTCTTTACGAAACATTTACTCGGTTTTTGTcggaaaaaatgaaatttgaGCATGAAGATTATGAGTTGTCCGAGGTTGCTCCCAAATTGGAGATTCTTCAAATCATTTCGGACGATAAGTATCTACGCAACATGACCATCAACGATCAATTTGTACTAGCAGAAACACCAATAAATTTGAGAGGCGTGCTTGGCAATGAGCTTATTCAGCCAATAATCAAGATGTTTTTACAAAATGTTGTGGATCGTCAATCTAGAACGATATTTGAGTTTTCATTGTTGCAGGACCCTCTTATTATTGAGGTTTTGAGTTCGCGACCTATTTTGAAAAGCGTGGAATCCACAATGGAGAATGTGGAGATTTTGGAAGCAATCCATAAATTAGTTTTGGTGTTTCTTTGGCTTAGTCAGAGATACTCTACATTGTTTATCGATAAGCAGTCAGCAACCGAGTTAAAAGCGCTTGTTGAGAAGCGGTTGAGTGAAGAGTTGCGAAATTTGAAACGAATAAACAATTTGCGTcgaagaagatga
- the MET7 gene encoding Folylpolyglutamate synthetase: MSQAGDHESMQFSRMTTARTYKDAINALNSLQSNFASIEAMKKLGPNVNRNELSINEVREFTRRMGYHPSDFNKLNIIHVTGTKGKGSTSAFTESILRQYQPNPISKLGLYTSPHLKSVRERIRINGKPIEQELFTKYFFEVWDRLSTTTSDPEQWPSLQPCDVVKPMYFKYLTVLSYHVFLREGVNTAIYEVGVGGTYDSTNIVEKPTVTAITALGIDHTFMLGNTIESITENKTGIFKPGTPSFVSVQTEYPQTHELIEKRAKQLSSSSLTFVGQDELPEKVELGLSGDFQRANASLAVCIADSHLQTLGLESQVEYDGKNKIKSLPPKFLKGLKEVDWPGRCQVIKNRPENITWYVDGAHTLESINASSTWFKNEQLKQNECKEQQYRKKRVLLFNQQGRDNCEELLEKLYNVVCQQEPSIKFDQVIFTTNTTWSSGEYNSELISKNTSEDSVKKLEIQNLFSNKWQKLDGGSSQRFIFSDIESAINHLKSDVAMGSNQSMDVFVCGSLHLVGGFLVVLDNERD; this comes from the coding sequence ATGAGTCAAGCTGGTGATCACGAGTCAATGCAATTTTCCAGAATGACTACGGCACGCACTTATAAGGATGCAATCAATGCACTCAATTCCTTACAATCCAATTTTGCATCAATCGAAGCCATGAAGAAACTCGGACCCAATGTAAACAGAAACGAGTTATCTATCAATGAAGTGCGAGAATTCACTAGACGAATGGGATACCACCCACTGGACTTTAATAAACTAAATATTATACACGTCACTGGTACAAAGGGTAAAGGATCAACATCTGCTTTTACCGAAAGTATCTTGCGACAATATCAACCCAACCCTATTAGCAAATTAGGCTTGTACACATCACCGCATTTAAAGTCAGTTCGCGAGAGAATAAGAATCAATGGAAAGCCAATAGAACAGGAATTGTTTACCAAGTACTTTTTTGAAGTGTGGGATAGATTATCAACTACTACTTCAGACCCCGAGCAATGGCCCTCACTACAACCATGCGATGTCGTCAAACCCATGTATTTCAAGTACTTGACAGTATTGTCATACCACGTGTTTCTAAGGGAAGGTGTCAACACAGCAATTTATGAAGTTGGAGTTGGTGGAACTTATGATTCAACAAACATTGTGGAAAAGCCAACAGTGACCGCCATCACCGCATTGGGTATTGACCACACTTTTATGTTGGGTAACACAATTGAAAGTATAACAGAGAACAAGACTGGTATTTTCAAACCTGGCACTCCATCTTTTGTTAGTGTGCAAACGGAGTACCCACAAACTCACGaattgattgaaaagaGGGCAAAACAGTTGAGTTCATCGTCATTGACATTTGTTGGTCAAGATGAACTACCAGAAAAAGTAGAATTGGGACTATCGGGAGATTTCCAAAGAGCAAACGCATCATTGGCAGTTTGCATTGCTGACTCTCATCTCCAAACTCTTGGATTGGAGAGCCAAGTAGAATATGACGGGAAAAACAAGATCAAGTCTTTACCTCCTAAATTCTTGAAAGGATTAAAAGAAGTTGATTGGCCCGGTAGATGCCAAGTCATTAAAAACAGACCAGAGAATATTACATGGTATGTCGATGGGGCACACACATTGGAGTCCATCAATGCTTCTTCAACATGGTTTAAAAACGAGCAACTTAAACAGAACGAATGCaaagaacaacaatacagaaaaaaaagagtactTTTATTTAACCAACAAGGTCGAGATAATTGTGAAGAgcttttggaaaaattgtATAATGTTGTTTGCCAACAAGAGCCTTCCATTAAATTCGACCAAGTCATTTTTACAACAAACACCACTTGGTCCTCTGGAGAATACAACTCAGAGTTAATTTCTAAAAACACATCTGAGGACTCTGTAAAAAAACTCgaaattcaaaatttgtTTAGTAACAAATGGCAAAAATTGGACGGCGGAAGTTCGCAAAGATTCATCTTTTCCGATATAGAATCAGCTATAAACCACTTGAAGTCAGATGTTGCGATGGGATCAAATCAAAGCATGGACGTATTTGTATGCGGCTCTCTCCACCTTGTTGGAGGATTCTTGGTGGTATTAGACAATGAGAGAGActag
- the LYS1_1 gene encoding Saccharopine dehydrogenase, which produces MSVQSNPYGPNPSDFLSNVNKFEVIESTLREGEQFANAFFTTEKKIEIAKALDDFGVDYIELTSPVASEQSRKDCEAICKLGLKAKILTHIRCHMDDARVAVETGVDGVDVVIGTSQFLRKYSHGKDMNYIAQSAIEVIEFVKSKGIEIRFSSEDSFRSDIVDLLNIYRTVDKIGVNRVGIADTVGCANPRQVYELVKTLKSVVSCDIECHFHNDTGCAIANAYTALEAGAKLIDVSVLGIGERNGITPLGALMARMITADRDYVLSKYKLHKLRDLENLVADAVQVNVPFNNPITGFCAFTHKAGIHAKAILANPSTYEILNPSDFGLTRYIHFANRLTGWNAIKSRVDQLNLHLTDSQVKEVTEKIKKMGDIRQLSIDDVDSIIKEFHSDLTTPSIRPQTNGGQEADVKVIADEELEAKRRKVE; this is translated from the coding sequence ATGTCAGTACAATCGAATCCATATGGTCCAAACCCATCAGACTTTTTGTCCAACGTCAACAAATTCGAAGTCATTGAAAGTACTTTGAGAGAAGGTGAGCAGTTTGCCAATGCATTCTTCACCACCGAAAAGAAGATTGAAATCGCCAAGGCATTGGATGATTTCGGTGTTGACTACATTGAATTAACTTCGCCTGTTGCTTCTGAACAGAGTAGAAAAGATTGTGAGGCCATCTGTAAATTGGGCTTGAAAGCCAAGATCTTGACCCACATTAGATGTCATATGGACGATGCTAGAGTCGCCGTGGAGACCGGTGttgatggtgttgatgttgtcATTGGTACATCACAATTTTTGAGAAAATACAGTCACGGTAAAGACATGAACTATATCGCACAAAGTGCCATTGAGGTTATCGAATTTGTCAAATCCAAAGGTATCGAAATCCGTTTCTCATCCGAAGACAGTTTTAGATCAGATATCGTTGATCTCTTGAACATCTACCGTACTGTAGACAAAATCGGAGTCAACAGAGTCGGTATTGCCGATACCGTTGGTTGTGCCAATCCAAGACAAGTTTACGAATTGgtcaaaactttgaaatctGTCGTGTCCTGTGACATTGAATGCCACTTCCACAATGACACTGGGTGTGCTATTGCCAACGCATACACTGCGTTGGAAGCCGGTGCTAAATTGATCGATGTCAGTGTGTTGGGAATTGGTGAAAGAAATGGTATTACTCCACTTGGTGCATTAATGGCAAGAATGATCACCGCTGACCGTGACTATGTTCTTTCTAAATACAAACTTCACAAATTGAGAGACTTGGAAAACCTCGTTGCCGACGCAGTCCAGGTGAATGTCCCATTCAACAACCCAATCACTGGATTCTGTGCATTCACACACAAAGCTGGTATCCACGCCAAAGCCATCTTGGCCAACCCCTCAACATACGAAATCTTGAACCCAAGTGATTTCGGTCTTACAAGGTATATCCATTTCGCCAATAGATTAACCGGATGGAACGCTATCAAATCAAGAGTTGACCAATTGAACTTGCACTTGACAGACTCCCAAGTCAAAGAAGTTACAGAAAAGATTAAGAAAATGGGTGATATTAGGCAGTTGAGTATTGATGATGTAGACTCAATCATTAAGGAATTCCACTCAGATTTGACAACACCCTCTATTAGACCTCAGACAAATGGAGGCCAAGAGGCTGATGTCAAAGTCATTGCTGATGAAGAATTGGAGGCCAAAAGGAGAAAAGTTGAATAA
- the SAP98 gene encoding aspartic-type endopeptidase protein (MEROPS:MER0005350) — translation MIGTVYFFVIVSLVTQYAAAFNYEKFDFIYATRSYYVPLSVGSNEQKNGALFDTGSWTLWLVNANHNTCKNKNGCSLGSFNASQSNTFHNSSQKTTIGYIGASYTDGWIVNDTFHLSSGKEIKDFEFDLFSNVSGPGIFGFSGYSPEPETNFIGYAKEQGVIDKEAFSFHLENSTTTNGSLILGGIDKAKYEGDLTYFTRQSLGYRGNSKVLYALAARVETLTLASGQSVDVGNRTIVVDSGTQTISLPEAVVEKLGLSTSLETPISCADFVDGKENEVVTIRVQGRDFFIPYPEAFYKNSNGKCYSYITSGPAVLLGSLFLQNAYFATNIETETYGIAPLKKTNESNIVDFWF, via the coding sequence ATGATTGGTACCgtttacttttttgttattgtttcGCTTGTTACTCAATATGCTGCTGCTTTCAACTACGAAAAATTTGATTTCATTTATGCTACTAGATCATATTACGTTCCACTTTCAGTCGGCTCGaatgagcaaaaaaatggaGCCTTATTTGACACAGGAAGTTGGACATTGTGGTTAGTAAATGCCAACCATAACACctgcaaaaataaaaacggTTGCTCCTTGGGATCTTTCAATGCATCTCAATCGAACACATTCCATAATTCTTCCCAGAAAACTACGATTGGTTACATTGGTGCCTCATACACAGATGGATGGATCGTCAATGACACATTTCACTTATCCAGTGGtaaggaaataaaagattttgaattcgatttgttttcaaatgtCTCAGGCCCAGGAATATTTGGGTTTTCAGGTTACTCACCAGAACCAGAAACCAACTTTATAGGTTATGCAAAGGAGCAGGGTGTTATCGATAAGGAAGCTTTCTCGTTTCACCTCGAAAACTCTACTACTACCAACGGAAGCTTGATTTTAGGTGGTATTGACAAAGCCAAGTATGAAGGCGATCTCACTTATTTTACTAGGCAATCGCTTGGTTATAGAGGCAATAGTAAAGTCTTATATGCTCTTGCTGCTAGAGTCGAAACGTTGACCCTTGCATCGGGTCAAAGTGTCGATGTTGGTAATAGgacaattgttgttgattctGGTACTCAGACAATTCTGTTGCCCGAGGCTGTAGTTGAAAAACTTGGCCTCAGTACTTCTCTTGAAACGCCAATTTCTTGTGCCGACTTTGTTGATGGTAAGGAGAATGAGGTTGTTACAATCAGAGTGCAAGGCAGAGACTTTTTTATTCCATACCCTGAAGCCTTCTACAAAAATTCAAACGGGAAATGTTACTCTTATATTACCTCGGGGCCAGCGGTTCTCCTTGGAAGTctctttttgcaaaatgcatACTTTGCAACTAACATCGAGACTGAGACGTATGGAATCGCACctttgaaaaagacaaacGAAAGTAACATTGTTGATTTCTGGTTTTAG
- the CHS7 gene encoding Chitin synthase, class 7, giving the protein MTFGSFDQICNKTALPLCSVVGAINQTSFFDRGVVPQCYARSVELANTMIFQIGNAFVHFGGLILFLIIIFNVRAKYTAIGRSEMLTFMYLMIGLLVSSLIVDCGVAPPSSKTYAYFVSLQIGISSACCICLLYNGLLCFQFWEDGTRRSMWMVRSICFLWFVINFIISLITFKSWNTALDFRKTTLMFVFAYVINALILAVYVVSQLILTVFALDSYWPLGAILLGVFFFVAGQILTYVFSEDICKGASHYVDGLFFGSVCNVFAVMMCYKYWDMITSDDLEFSVANVEQVVNEFGNGNANGPGPAGVYDEKRSSMFF; this is encoded by the coding sequence ATGACGTTTGGTTCCTTTGATCAGATTTGCAATAAGACGGCACTTCCGCTTTGTTCGGTAGTTGGTGCTATCAACCAAACTTCGTTTTTTGACCGTGGTGTTGTACCGCAATGCTATGCTCGTTCAGTTGAATTAGCCAACACGATGATCTTCCAGATTGGTAATGCGTTTGTCCATTTTGGTGGTCTTATCCTTtttctcatcatcataTTCAATGTACGTGCCAAATATACGGCAATCGGTCGGTCGGAGATGTTGACCTTTATGTACTTGATGATTGGATTGCTTGTTAGCTCTTTAATAGTCGACTGTGGGGTTGCCCCACCAAGTTCAAAGACATATGCCTATTTTGTCTCGTTGCAGATTGGAATCTCATCGGCGTGCTGTATCTGTTTGCTATATAATGGGTTATTGTGTTTCCAATTTTGGGAAGATGGAACAAGGAGATCCATGTGGATGGTGCGTTCCATTTGCTTCCTTTGGTTCGTCATCAATTTTATAATCAGCTTGATCACATTCAAGTCGTGGAACACTGCATTAGACTTTAGAAAGACTACCCTcatgtttgtttttgcataCGTCATCAATGCATTAATCCTCGCGGTATATGTCGTGTCGCAACTCATCTTAACCGTATTTGCCTTGGATTCATACTGGCCATTGGGTGCCATTTTACTTGGagtgtttttctttgttgctGGCCAAATCTTGACATATGTTTTTAGCGAAGATATTTGTAAGGGTGCAAGTCATTATGTTGATGGCCTATTTTTCGGCTCCGTATGCAATGTGTTTGCAGTGATGATGTGCTACAAGTATTGGGATATGATTACATCTGACGATTTGGAATTTTCAGTTGCAAATGTTGAACAGGTTGTCAATGAGTTTGGCAACGGCAATGCTAATGGTCCAGGGCCCGCTGGCGTCTATGACGAAAAGAGATCAAGCATGTTCTTTTAA
- the MDM34 gene encoding ERMES complex subunit (BUSCO:EOG09261S0S), with protein MSFKVNWNSLETDSLSTWTKEILTNALNSGKSPHILASNISIKDLNFGQSAPDFEILEIGELDRDRFRGIFKISYSGDFHLTLHTKVQANPLNIYYSNSLEKEVGIEDSEFITPQFGLSNEQFAIPLDLKLSDIKISGIGIIVFSKSKGLTLVFRNDPLDSIKVSSTFDTVQVLANFLQKQIESQIRDLFRETLPTLIHQLSLKYLSLDNNMNELRTKLAANASTSSSSTSSTSSSTTSSSSSSSPSSFTSSLDSANTTTSLKMLENEEEDFSLVYSAKNLQKNLKLFKSRETMSLHIPRFRNIVQRTHLDKFTKNYPNLINSLALSNNELQKFTHHPHSHNAVPIDIFKNESFEKTDGLLKDISNIQAGNYYKFATQKENTVKPKRRVIRLGKSKNKSKSKTETKTEHNDENSNNDNQIVPLSSTPASSSSSTLIEEMVEEPSTPIMKETSEFINPATKTTPQTQIHHPTPRKLESRVQADPELHSEVSTDLHSRSSAHHALYQEFIRSTQSPSLYDKVLTTCGGVGLGNTGYFSFVPQRALSASPIKALNEELNEKKSMNHMDFNRVSQRLEEKLKQNNGDMLRKNNSMNSNSNSVDAEDKPQLVHHDTLSATAAAYAGLFTAPPPPYYH; from the coding sequence atgTCATTCAAAGTGAATTGGAACTCCTTGGAAACAGATTCGTTATCTACTTGGACAAAAGAGATTTTAACAAATGCTTTAAACTCAGGCAAGTCGCCACATATTCTTGCTTCCAACATTTCCATCAAGGACCTCAATTTCGGCCAGTCTGCACCAGACTTTGAAATATTGGAGATTGGAGAGTTGGACAGAGACAGGTTTAGAGGAATCTTCAAAATTAGTTATAGTGGCGACTTCCACTTGACATTGCATACCAAAGTTCAAGCAAACCCATTGAACATTTATTACTCCAACTCtttagaaaaagaagttggTATTGAAGATTCAGAGTTTATCACACCACAATTTGGATTATCTAACGAACAGTTTGCTATCCCATTGGACCTCAAGCTAAGCGATATCAAGATTAGTGGAATTGGCATTATAGTTTTCTCCAAATCCAAAGGATTAACGTTGGTGTTTAGAAACGACCCGTTGGACTCGATAAAAGTCAGTTCAACTTTTGATACAGTTCAAGTGTTGGCAAATTTCttgcaaaagcaaattgAGTCGCAGATCAGAGACTTGTTTAGAGAAACACTACCGACTTTGATTCATCAATTGTCATTGAAGTATCTTAGTCTTGACAACAACATGAATGAATTGAGAACTAAACTTGCAGCCAATGcctcaacatcatcatcatcaacatcatcaacatcatcatcaactacatcttcatcttcatcttcatcaccttcttcttttacatCCTCCTTGGACTCTGCAAATACTACAACGTCCTTGAAGATGTTGgagaatgaagaagaagacttTTCACTAGTTTATTCCGCTAAAAACCTTcaaaagaatttgaaattatTCAAATCACGCGAAACAATGAGTCTCCACATTCCAAGATTCAGAAACATAGTTCAAAGGACCCATTTGGATAAGTTTACCAAAAACTATCCTAACCTCATAAACTCATTAGCATTGAGTAATAACGAGTTGCAAAAATTCACCCACCACCCACACTCGCACAATGCTGTACCTATTGATATATTCAAGAATGAATCATTTGAGAAAACAGATGGATTGTTGAAAGATATTTCCAATATACAAGCAGGCAATTATTACAAGTTTGCTActcaaaaggaaaacacaGTCAAGCCAAAGAGGAGAGTTATTAGATTGGGCAAGAGTAAGAAtaagagcaagagcaagacCGAGACCAAGACCGAGCACAACGATGAGAACAGCAATAATGACAACCAGATTGTGCCACTATCGTCTACACCAGCATCCAGCTCCAGCTCTACCTTAATTGAAGAGATGGTGGAGGAACCATCTACACCAATAATGAAGGAAACCTCAGAATTTATTAATCCCGCCACTAAAACCACTCCACAGACTCAAATACATCACCCAACACCACGCAAATTGGAGCTGCGTGTACAAGCAGACCCAGAATTACATTCAGAAGTGTCTACAGATTTGCACTCAAGGTCATCAGCTCATCATGCATTGTACCAAGAGTTTATCAGATCAACACAATCGCCTTCGTTGTATGACAAGGTTTTGACAACTTGTGGTGGCGTGGGTTTGGGAAATACTGGTTATTTCAGCTTTGTACCACAGAGAGCACTTAGTGCTTCGCCCATTAAGGCACTTAACGAGGAGTTGAATGAAAAGAAGTCGATGAACCACATGGATTTCAATAGGGTTAGTCAGCGGTTGGAGGAGAAATTGAAGCAGAATAACGGTGACATGTTGCGCAAGAATAACAGCATGAATAGCAACAGTAACAGTGTTGATGCCGAAGATAAACCTCAGCTTGTGCACCATGATACGTTATCTGCAACTGCAGCTGCCTATGCTGGATTATTTAcggcaccaccaccaccttaTTACCATTGA